ATGCTGGAAGGTTAGTACCGTATTACTCTACCTTCTCCAGGAACTTATAGTGAACAAATGGGTGACTCTTAAAATAGGAACTTGATCTCAACCATAATGTTTCTGGAATTCAATAAACAAGGATAAAACACTTGAGAAAAAAACACgctaattttttatgtaagtTAGTGTGACTCTTCGGTAGGATTTCTAATCAGACCACAGATGTTATCCAAGCATGCTCATCTGTTTCCATACAAACCTATAGCAATACCCCAACAAATACAAGAGACTGGGCCATTTCACACTGTTCCCAATGGGCTGCCTGGATAAATTCTGGACACGAGAGTTATTTATCAGTCATGGAAATTTCAGGTGACCTTTCTAAGGCTGAGTCAGTATGAATTTGAATCTTGGTGGGCAAGTATATTGAAATGTGAGCTAAATTTCAGGCGGAAGGAGCAAGCGCGCAAACTTAGGGAATGCATGAAATGAAATATCAGAACTAATTAATATTGAATAAGTCATAACACATAATGGGAAAAGTGGTGAGAAATGTAGACTTGTGTCTTGATGAAGATATAAATATGTGAGAAATACGGGAACTAGTATTTAATATAAGGAGAACTCTAAGGACTTGAGAAGATTCTAGAAATGATTTCTCTTTGTGGATGTTTATATTGAGGATATGGTATcgaatattaattcattaattttctaatattaattgaaagatattttatgagTACTTAGTCTATGTCAAATATCAACTTAGAAAATAAGgagtaaagaagaagaaaacacacaaatcttgcaatggaaatgagaaaagcaaatggTCACCATGCAGATATGTGAAGTACATGATGTGTTAGAGTGTAGTAGTGTCATTGGAGAATAATCCAGCAGGAAAGTAGAAAAGGAGCACAGAGGCCAGGGACTGGGGATGAGGGTTTgagttttaaatagggtggtcagaaAAAGGCTCATGGAAAAATTCACACTGAAACAAAATGTCGATCAGGAGGAAATATATATATCCTCCTGtttgccttcctcttcctcataaatatatgaatatatatgtgtatctgggtgtatatatatatatatatggatatatatgaggaatatatatatacacacacacagatacaaatatatattccTCATATATCGATATATACCTATAttggagaaatatatatatgagtacatatatgagaaatatgtgtatatatatatgaaaataattctagGTATAGAAAACAACATGGGCAGTaatatttaatatgcatttattCGGGGGTTTGAGGAAGCACAAAGAAGTCCATGTTGCCGATTAGGGTGAGTTTGGAAGAGAATAAATGAAACCTTATTAGAATATGTTATGCTGGGTGAAATGCATTGAGTTGACAATGCTAGTCTGTGGTCATGTCATCATTTCTCATATAATGGTTTTACATAACTTGCCCCAATTctccaaaatagaaataatggttTCTTACCTAGTCAATATAACTCGATAGTTTGATTCTTATGCAAgagctgtgttttctttctataaatgtgGTGTGGAAGAGAGAAATCCATTTTTATATACCtatcttagaaaacattttatcattaatcAGGTGAATGTAACTGGGCAGAAACAACTATGTTGATActagtacagaaaaaaaaggaaaggaataaaattttgTGGAATCTGAGAATTGACAAGATTGAGGATTAAAACATTGGGTGTTCAGAATGCTAAGAGGAATCAGTGAAATTCAAGAGAAGATggataaaacatttctattttgactAATTGTCACTGCAGGATTATGTGAGTTTAAGGATAAAAGCAATCAGAGCTGAATATCAGAAGATGCCTGCATTTCTCCACGAAGAAGAGCAACATCACTTGCAGAGGCTGCAAAAGGAAGGCGAGGACATTTTTCAGCAACTCAATGAAAGCAAAGCCAGAATGGAACATTTGAGGGAGCTTTTAAGAGGAATGTATGAGGATCTGAAGCAAATGTGCCATAAAGCAGATGTGGAGCTACTCCAGGTACGGACTGACCATGGGGTATCATGATgttgaacattcacatgcatgggtatttttcctctctcctgaaaTCCGTCTCCCCATTTACTTCCATGATTTGTTTCCAAAAATACGATTCGATAACTAATGCCACTTGGTTGGGAGGGTATAGCCTCTCCTAGTGATTCTACCAGGCCGAAGATCCCTCCTACTTTATCCACCAGCAACAAAACTTTGTAGAATGGCCAAGGTAACAGACAGCCCCAAGAAATATTTCCCATCAGAAGTCAGTGATGTATTTAGGATTTTTGAAAGTGGATAAAATGAGAAGTGATTCATTGGCATTTAGGCCAATTTGGAGACATGGCATGATGGAGAAGTTGGGGAATCTAGGATCACACTAATATTATTTTGGGGTCCACTCATTTTGGTAACAGGGCTGAGGGAAGATGACTGAGTAGCTTCTTTATGGTTACCGCAGAGCGTAGACTCTGTGGGCCTCCTCTCCCTTCACTTGTAAAAAGAACGTCTTCAAGACTTAGACTTTATGAGGACATTAATTCATGACATATGATAGACTGGGATTTtcatgagaaaagaaatagaaaatgctttccaGGAGGGAACGTTGTAGGAAAATTATATCTTCAGAAACTGTCTCCAAATCTCACACTGAACTTAGTGGAAGATTCATCTTGTGGAAAGCactaagcctttcttttttttttttttttttacaggcttCTGGAGACATATTACACAGGTGAGTGCATACCTAGATTTTAGCAGATGCTTTCAGTTTCCACAAATATCAAGCAGGAACTTTGATACTGAAGGTATAATTGATTCAGATAGTGATACTGCCTTGTGCTGGTTGTACtttctccatcccccaccccaggtAGACATCTATTTTGTTGCCATACACAGTGATTTTCTTCAGCAGTTCAATGAAAGTtctgcaaaaccaaaaataaataaataagtaaataaataaataaataagaaagaaaaccaaaaataaataaatgaaagaaaaataaaggaagtgaGCATCTCTATTCCTAATTTCATGTTTATTGCTCAAAAGCCTtcatatttgaaagagaaaatattacatttactaCATGGCTACAAAGTCAACcaggggaagccagagagaaaatgggaaagtATTTTAGCAGTGAAAAGTGttgatgatttccagtttatatttaaatatataattctgaaaaatagatgAACAAACTATTCGGAATGTTTGAACTGTGTAGGCCTCCAGAGAAGCTCAACTATGAAAGGCAGATATCCATGCCTGGAGCAAGTTTCAACACCCCGGCCTTGAGAAGGAAGCAACAGATGCAGCAGTCTTAAAAATAATCCCACTTTTCCAGACAATGATTTCAGGAATTTCTGGGGAAGTCTGgaacccagaatttcatttttgaatattcTCCTAGTCTTAAGACTAATGATCCTTACTAATTTGGAGCAATACAAAGAAAGATTCAAATGAATTCTCGCTCAGATAGACTTTTCCATCGTGCTTGAAAATCAGGAACTGTGAATAAGAatgaattcaaaaaagaaaatgataattttggAATTAGCAAATGTGTGGGTTAAAGGGATTCTCATgaaacatcttttaaataaaagtagtgatttttatgtatttttttggctGTAGATGTGGTAACTGTGTCTTTCTCGTTGCAGGTGTGAGTCTCTGCTGCTGCAAGTGTCTGAGCCTGTGAATCCAGAGCTCAGTGCAGTGCCCATCACTGGACTGCTGGACAGGCTCAATGGATTCAGAGGTAAGTGTCAGCCCATTGGCAGAATTCCCACAGTGTATTACTTCTTGTTAGAATCATGGGGGTAATACTTTACCCTTCACCacatcttcatttcatttcagcaGGAAGTGAACCATATGGCTATGCAACCCTTTTATAtctgtgtttctatttatattccaaTTTATAACATGAACAGTAAAACgtagtgaaaaacaaatatgttCTGGGCTCACATGTATAGAGTTATATATTGGGTAAATGGAatgacataagaaataaaaaattgaataaatggaACAATGCTCAGAAGGAAGCTTAATAATCCAagcttacataaaaattttacattaccGTATTTCATTTGAATTGTTAAACACATTTCGTTGGAGAATGGCGTTCACTGAAGTTTGATGgagtatttgtattttctgataataaatatatattattgatataatGTAAAATGTTGACTTAgcatgtaaaaagaaagaagaaattattatgtaaataggaagtaaaaatagaaatgataatttCAGTTTAGTTACAACATGAAGAGCTACgagtaaaatctaaaattcagtTTCAGTCTAGAGCTAGCAGGGATGTCCGCAGAGTGACTGGTAAAAGATTTTGCAAAAATCTGCCTTAAGTTACCACTTATAATTTGAACGTATGGACTTGTATCCAGTTATCTAGAGCAGTGCTTGAGTAAGCTAAAATCTTCCCATTCTTGCCAAAATTATATCACTAGTATTtaagaacaagaaatattttaataataatgaccTTGATAGCTAAAGGGCATTCAAGGCATATAATATTTCACGTTTACATTGGAGATTGGATTAAAACAGGCTGGTCTTATATTGAACtctcaatttttaagttttcaataaattttcaatGTCTATTTTTAGGGTTTTGTTCTTCCTATAGAGAATATTAATCATCCTTatactttattaaatgttttagtcACAATTCTCCTGTCCTTGTAACTTCAAATTTCTTGGTAAAGTAAATTCTTGGTAGAACAACTTTTCACTCAAGAAttctaatttctaataattaCATGTAtccatgcctttttaaaattatttttgcagttGATTTTACTCTGCAGCATGAAAGAGCCAATAGTCATATCTTCCTGTGTGGAGATGTGAGAAGCGTGAATGTTGGATGTGACCCTCAAGATGATCCCGATATCACTGCAAAATCCGAATGTTTTCTTGTATGGGGGGCTCAGGCTTTCACATCTGGCAAATATTATTGGGAGGTTCACGTGCATGACTCTTGGAATTGGGCTTTTGGAGTCTGTAACAATTattggaaagagaagagacagaatgaCAAGATAGATGGAGAGGAGGGACTCTTTCTTCTTGGATGTGTTAAGGAGgacactcactgcagtctctttACCACCTCCCCATTTGTGGTGCAATATGTTCCAAGACCTACCAGCACAGTAGGATTATTCCTGGATTGTGAAGGTAGAACCATGAGCTTTGTTGACGTTGATCAAAGTTCCCTGATATACACCATCCCTAATTGctccttctcacctcctctcAGGCCCATCTTTTGCTGTAGTCACTTCTGACCAGAGAAAAGTCAGAAACGTGTCTATATGCTCTGGGAACCTGTTTATCCCAGAAAGCCATCTTTTTTGCACCTCATCAAACAGGACAAATCAGTTATATTTAATGTCTTTAGTTGCATTCTAATGTCATCAAAACTCATTTATAGTGTTTCATTAAATATggtgaaaacacaaaaaaccatgtgtattgtttcctttttaaatcatttttggaAAATCATTACCCATGATGTATGGCATAGAATATATTCTctggtttttaattatttctgaatgTCACAAAGTGAAATAATAGGTAAGAGAGTTgtctaaatgaaattaaaaccaatGGAAGAAAGTAGAGATCTTGGGCTTCATGAAAAACCTTGGAGTAAAAAGACTCAATGGTaacctggaaatattttctttctcttcatctaaCAATATTCTACTTatccatgtgttttatttatgaacCTATACTTTGAGGTTATCTTATTTGACCTCCTATGCTGTGCTTGTCTTTGTAGATCTCATCTTATATTCAAATGCTCATGCATTATTAGAGTGCTGTTCTACAGTGAAATTTACAAGGGGATCAGGACAATGCTGAatcaattaaatattcaaatggacATAACTGAATACTGACCCCTACCTCAAACCATATACAGTGCATTTCCACATGGATTCATGTTCTGAAGGTGAAGggaacacaataaaatattctcataCAGAAAGATTTCCTGACCAGgagaaaaaagtaacaattaagaagaaaaacttaGTTTATATCAAAAACGATGACGTCTGTGTTTCAAAATTACCATTCAAGAATTAAAATGCAAACCAagagtggagaaaaatatttatcccaACATATacgcaataaaataaaatacatgtgattaatgaatgtaataaataaaagaaaatgaacccagtgtaaaattgggaaaatatttgaagaggtaCTTCATAAAATTGGAGGCATAAATATCTGGACAAATATGAAAATGGGATTACTTTTATTAGTcctcagaataataaaaattaatccaTAAGTTGAACTACAGGCCTCcataaaaatttgcaaaatttaaaGACACACAGTATTGTGTGTTGTGAAAGATAAAGAATCAATGAAAGTTATTCATGGCTGGAGGTATGTAAACTGAGATACTTTTTGGCAAACTGACTATGAGCATTCCTTATGGGCTAgatattctaattctaaaatatattccacAGACTGCCTATGTGTATTTCAAGATAAACACAATGTTGATAATTGCAACAATTTTTATAGTAGCTCCTAATTGGAGACAAagtaaatattcatcaacagtaGAATTGCTAAATAAATTGTGATCTCATCATATAAAAGAATTTTACAAAACAGAGATAACACCAAAATGCAACAAATCAATGAATCTCAAAGAgaagtttaagaaaagaattgaaaCACACAAATGTTATATTACAGTGTTTTATTCAGATAAATTGTGAACTCCATTAATTGATACTAGAAGTTagaatattgaataatattttggaaGGTAATGgttaggaaacttaaaaattaaccaggataagatacaggaagcattgaaatcaaagagagaaactataagcatttttcatgcagaagagtattttatatatatatattaaatattttaatgtatagaataagtttgaaataaataaatttgatgttttgcctaatttttcaaatgcatatattataatttaGTTTATGATAATTTAACATCAACATTAAGacataaaacttttttattattatactttaagttctggggtacatgtgcggaacattcaggtttgttacataggtatacacgtgccacggtggtttgctgcaaccatcaacccatcatctacattaggtagtTATCCCAGTGATATCCCTCCCCtggaccccacccccaacaggccccagtgtgtgatgttcccctccctgcgtaAGTATTGGGCCTTTTCCCTCAGATTCAGCCTCAGACAGACATGCTACAAATGTGTCCACTTACCACTTGAGTGGAAAACATCTTGGTTACGATTTGAGGAAGATTTTTTCTCAGGCTTCCAATCCTGAGGGTACAATGCAGCATTGATTACTGCTCAGAGAGAGTGGTCAGGCTATGGAGTAGGGAGGTTTGGTACTAAAGACTAATTAGAAACATAATACTGcaaaaaattatctgtgaatCACCATAAATTCCAATGACTCTCATGTAGGTTGTCTGATATCAAAGGGTGTATATTGAAGAAATGGTGGATAATAACCTTTTTTTGGGTGTTTTAGGAAGTCATATAATGAATAAAAGTGGtttaagaaagaatgaatttggcTTCTAGTATtgttaagaaacaataaaaataaaggaaagaaagggaggaatgaTTGATTTCATGGTTCTGAGAAGTGGGAAGACATGAGTTTATGTACATAGCTTATTGGTGAATACATCAGTCAGtctaggctcagtggctcaagttCGTAATCCCTATAATTTCGCAGTGCTACATCAGGAAAGGGTTTTAAAGACGAATTTCTCTTgaatgattatttgtttttaaatcctgTGATGAAATATTTGGTATTAGAAAGCTCAattgtattttcctctttaaaggaGTGAGTCAGAGCAGCGGCACATGCCCCAATGTGTGAGCTCAGAGCTCAGTGCTCAACCCATCACTGGCCTAATGGACAGATTTCATGACCTCCAGGTGAGTGTCAACCCCTTCAGGCAtggcttgctctttctttctttctttctttctttctttctttctttctttctttctttctttctttctttcttctttctttctttcttctttctttctttctttcttctttctttctttctttctttctttctttctttcttcttttctttctttctttcttttccttccttccttccttccttctttctttcttttctttctttctttctttctttctttcttctttctttctttcttctttccctttctttctttctctctctctcctccccctctctctccctccctccctccctctctctccctttcatccatgctggagggcaatggtgcaatctcggctcactgcaacctccacctcccaggttcaagcgattctcctgtctcagccacccaagtagctggaataacaggcactcactatcatgcccagctaattttttttttttttttttgtactttgtagagttggggtttcgccatgttgtcccggctggtcttcaactccttacatcaggtgatctgcccgtcttggcctcccaaagtgctgggattacaggcatgagccaccactcttggcctcAGGCATGGTTTTACTGCaggcaatttttgttttttattaatctttcatcATATAAAAGGGAGCAGACTGTAAATAGCATATATAAGCATACATAGTAATACAGTCCTTATGgtcatatggaaaaaataaatgaaagctggTGTAATGGTAAATGTCATTCAGTTTCCTCTTGATTCTGGGCCTTTTGGGTCTGGGTCCCTCTGTGCAGCCAAGGCAGGTCAGATGGAGAGAGATGGTCCAGACCTGGCCAAATGGGTTCTACATGAGCCTACTGGGTCAACACTGCTTTTCAATAAAGACCTGGGCTGTGACGACTCCAGCCGTGTTGTCCACCACAGTGGGCGGAGTGCTCATAGTGGGTCCTTGGGCCGTGGGAGACACCATTATATACATTGAACAACATGTCATCAAAGCATTTCCCATCTGACACTGCCCAGGGCCCATAAAAAGCTACAGCAGCACCATAACATTTGCCAGCATGAAGCCTGATGTCCTTTTGGTTTATCTGTGTGGATGAGTAAACACACTTACGCTCACCTGTGCATACCCTCACACCATAGTGTACACTGTCCACAGTGGCACCGCCTGCTACTGAGGGCTGTGCCTTTTATCAAGTCTTATTTCAAGCTGGCTCAGCATGAGGAAATTGTGTATGCAACACTGACTTTCCACTGAGTCACtcaaaaattagtaaaatcattTCAGGTAgtgtgtgcttttctttttcctgttaatGAAGGAAGCTGTGAGTGCAGGGGCACAGAAACGAGCAGTTGATTTAAGTCATTCCAACGCATAAGCAAGTTCCAAATGCACTGAGAGGCGAGGAGGAGAAGATGCAAAGGGCGCCTTGGGAAGAACTGTTTTTGCTGTAAGCCCTTGGCGGCTCCCAGCATGCCCACTTTGATGGCATTCACCCCACTGCAGTCGTCGTCATCAATGTGACTTTGTTGTTTTAGAAGGATATGTTGTGGTCAGGGTTCCACCTGTCCTTCCCTAGACCACGGCCCTCCAGGCAGTTCTAGGCAGGTCCCAGTCAAAATGTACTGGGGTATAAACCAAGGACCAGGACCACAGAAACAGGAACCCCAGGGGCTTCCAAGGGAAAGTGCTGGCTGCCAGGTGCAGAATCCATAGAATTACCTACCACGGGAGCCAGCGGGACCTGCGCATCTCCCTGGGGAGTCTGTTAGAATTTCCCCAAATACTGTAAAAGAGAAAAGTACTCATACTTTATCACGTGAAAGACTAATGATGTCTAGGAGTTGACACAGAACAGGAGGACTCTGACCACCACAGGACCAGCGAGATGTGTCAGGACAGAAATGAGCAAGCTTGAGTCTCCGGGCACACCTGGGGAAAGAGTAATGCAAGGCACACCTCAGGGCTGTACTCACTCCTCAAGGCAGGCTTGGGTCCCCAGGGTAAGGGCGAAGAGACAGCCTTCCCGTATCACGTAGTGTGGATGGCGAGGCTGCAGGGGATGTAGTCCTCTTGCCGGTGGGCTGCATGAAACAGCAGGCTTTGCATCTTTTTCAGGCCTGGGGTCTGGCCTTACCCCAGGGGCTTCTGTTTCACCCACAACAGACTCGCCTCCACACCGGAGACCTGGTCACTGCTGACAGCAGGGAGAGAAGCAGGCAGAGGGACCCAGCACAGCCCTCCTGCATTCATAAATCATATTTTCCAACGAACATCACGAACTCCGTCTCCTGTTCCCCGGAGGAAGCTCAGGTCTCAGGAGTGGTCAATGCTGAGATAACAAAGCTATTGAAATCCTGATCTCCATAGTTTTGAGGTCTCTAGTGTTGCCAGGAGACTGCCAGGAGGAGCTTGAAAAGAAAGAGGCACATGATGTTTCACACTGCTTTTCCCAAGGGCAGCCAAGGGACAGCCTCTGCATACTGAGGTAATTCTAGATGATTGGTTCCAcgctcttccctcctcctttctagtGAGTTTAGTGCTGGCTGACTGTAGAACACTTTATTCACAGAAGCAAGTAGAAAAAATTGTCACTCTTAATTCACATGCTCTAAGGTCAGACCGGGAGTGACCGGTTCTGGAGGGAAGTGCTAGGACTGGCTCACTTGTGTTCTCATCAGCTGCCTCAGTGTACACGGAGGTGGATTTCACTGGTGTTGATACATGCTTTCAAATCCACAAGAGGCTCTCCGAGGGACAGAAGTGACTTACACCCACCGTAAAGCCATTTCTGTTGCCAGAGTCCCCAGTCTCCAATCAGCAAAAAATTCTCCACCAAGGGGCGAGCTCCAGCCATCTCACTTGTAATCAGTAGCATCGACATTGTCTGAGAAACATTTATTCTGTCCACTTTAAGCTTAATTTTCACAAACactaaaaagtagtaaaatagaCTTTAGATTTTCCTCtaactatatttatatagaaatccTTGAGAAGGTAGCTGTCAACTTGAAATTCACTATCTACAGTTAATTAACATCAGGGTGCCGGGAGGGACCCTGAGCCCCATCCCTGTGCACAGCAGGGGCTGGGCTGTCATTGCAAGAGAGCAAACCTGGTCTCCCTTCTGTGCAaagaggagggggtgggaggggcatgGCGGTGGAGGAATTCTTAGCCATCAGCACAGATGCTGGCAGGCCTGCTGTTCACTCACTCTGGGGGCCTGGAGGTCCCACCATGATAACACCACATTGCCTCACAGAGGCCCCTGCTTTTCTGTCCATGGTAGACCTCAGGGTAGGTGGTGCCTGAGATCATAAAGAACTTAACCAACTGGGAgaagaaaacaggcaaaggaaggaagtgtgaatgaggaagaagagatgagGTAACAGGGGTGGGAGAACGTGGTGATAAAGCCAGGGGGACAGTGTGGTGGCAACTGACACGAGAGGAGAAGGGGGCCCATGCTCATCAGTCCCCTCCTTCCTGAACAACATGAGGGGTACAGGGAGGGCAAGCCCTCAGTGAGTGAATGCAGcagttcaaagaaacaaaaatagacaaaaataataaatgttctccTAGGACACCAGGCTTTTAGGGAGGCCACTGTGAGACCTCTGAATGCCCGATGCCCAATAGTGCTGAGGGGGTAAGTGACAAAGAGCCTGCACCCCCCAGCCCTGTGCACCATCTGAGACCGAGGAGCCTGTGTCACCAGTACCTAGAGCTAGAGGAAAGGGCTTCCAAATGGCTCAGGAAGATGAGTGGGCATTTCACTCCACCTCTGGGACCAGATGACCACACCTCCCCTGAGGAATCCcttacccaaaataattgaacataATAATGTTGCTTAAATATAAACTGGCTCAACTGATCACCCCGACACTGACCCCAGGACACCCCCCTCAAGGTGGCTCCAGTTCCTCATCATCTAGActtttctccctgccctcccaAACTCCCTGAGCCTGGCTGGAGGCCTGCTTGTCTCCTCTGCTGCCCACTCCAAAGAGGATAAGAAACCAAGACCTGGGCTCGCCACAGGTCGAGGAAAGAGGCTTGGTGACACTTCCTTTGACTTGGAAAATTCCTCTACTAGCAAATCTGCTTCCACATGGCAAAGATGAGAAGTGCTGGGCCAGTAGCCAGGCACACAGCTGCAGAAGCTACCTGGACCTGCCTCATGGGCCAAAGGGAAGGGCTGCCCATAGGCAAGTCACTTCTAGAACGAGTCCAGAGAGATCAGGGAGAGTCTGGGATCCAATCAGGGATGACCCTTCTTTCAGTTGGGCCTGGTGGGTTTTCAAAATCCAGTCTTTCCACTGGGGCCATACCAAAGCTCCCTGGGAGGTCAGGCTTCCCAGTCCCACCAAAGCCCCCCATGAAGCTGTCATTTTCTCTCAAGTTGCATACACTGGCCAAGTAAAGGCAGCTTCTACTCACCAGAGAAGTGGCCAGCTCAGCTTCAGATTTGCCAAAGAAATCTGGGTCCTGCCCCATACTTGCTGGCTTGGCAGGCTTTTCAAAAAGCAGGTATCTCTGGAGCTGTTTTGTGGACACCAGGAGCATTACTTGACAAGCCCTGTGCTAGCCCAGGGTACCCTGTGCACCTGGGTAAGGCTGGAACACACTGGGGACAGGGATCCAACATGTCCACTCTGGAACAGCGTGGGAACTGGAGAAATCGCCAGTTGTTTGCTGTCCTGCCATTGCTGTTCTACACATCCCTGGAGACTATGAGCATCGGTTACAGCGTGGTGGTGGCTGATCAGGACCAGAAATGTCCATTTTTGACCTGGAAGCAGCAGACACCTAAGGCTTAGGGTAGACGTGGGGGCTCCATACCATTCCCAGTGCCAACTTCCCATGGAGGAAACAGGAAGGAATGTCTGGCCACCCACCCAGGGTCAGATGCCACAACAGCCTGAGCAGAAGCTGCCTGACACTGGCTGTTCCAATGACAATAGGACATCCTTGGGAAGGTGGAGCCATTTGTGAGATCTCAGGATGGGTGTCCTGGAAGTGCCACTTAAAGGCGACTGAGGCCTCTCAAAATCCCTGTGTTAGAGCTGCAGCTTCCATGGGGCTGCAGTGCAGTCACCTGTGGAGCTTTAGGACAGGCCCAGGGCTCAGCTTCCCGGACCAGTGCCTTGAGAACTTTCGCAGCAGGGATAGCCGGCTTGGAAAGGCATGCCTGGGAGACCATGTGACACTGCCTGGCTGGGTCCTGGGCTGACAGAGGTGAGCGTGGAGCTTGTGGTGACTTGGTAATGCTGTGAATTATGTACGTGTGGCAGGAAGGTGCCACAATGCCAAGGCCCCAAGTCTTGGAAATTCCATGAGGTCCGCATGAGGTTGAACTAAACACCAAGTGCAGtcctcaaaggaaaaataaaagaaatacccaCATAAGGGACTCTTTGGAACTGAGTCTGGAAGAGAGGGCTTCCTGGTCCACTCCAGGAGAATTTGCCTAAAATAAGTTTGCTTCCCATTGTATTCTCTTTGCTTGTTCTAAACATCACCTCCCCCCATTCCCTTAATTTGCATCGTTTGGGCTCCTTACTCTTGTTGCatcctttttttacattttaaggatGTCTGGATTCGATTTACTTAAGAGCATATA
This genomic interval from Nomascus leucogenys isolate Asia unplaced genomic scaffold, Asia_NLE_v1 002053F_16099_qpd_obj, whole genome shotgun sequence contains the following:
- the LOC115834395 gene encoding tripartite motif-containing protein 51-like, translating into MPAFLHEEEQHHLQRLQKEGEDIFQQLNESKARMEHLRELLRGMYEDLKQMCHKADVELLQASGDILHRCESLLLQVSEPVNPELSAVPITGLLDRLNGFRVDFTLQHERANSHIFLCGDVRSVNVGCDPQDDPDITAKSECFLVWGAQAFTSGKYYWEVHVHDSWNWAFGVCNNYWKEKRQNDKIDGEEGLFLLGCVKEDTHCSLFTTSPFVVQYVPRPTSTVGLFLDCEGRTMSFVDVDQSSLIYTIPNCSFSPPLRPIFCCSHF